In Gemmatimonadales bacterium, the following are encoded in one genomic region:
- a CDS encoding ester cyclase has protein sequence MALALLCAGSGWNTTASAQEADALNNKLVFAVVVNQIFNQGKVALVGDFMAKDVTSNGVPLGRDGFTALVKDLRTTAPDFKLTVDDVATQGDRVIGHVTQTGGGASQRRIILLRIDDGLVQEHWSWPDQPVC, from the coding sequence ATGGCACTGGCTCTGCTTTGTGCGGGGAGCGGTTGGAACACGACCGCGTCAGCCCAGGAGGCGGACGCACTGAACAACAAGCTGGTCTTTGCCGTGGTCGTGAACCAGATCTTCAATCAGGGCAAGGTCGCCTTGGTGGGCGACTTCATGGCCAAGGACGTAACCAGCAACGGCGTGCCGCTCGGCCGCGATGGCTTCACGGCTCTGGTCAAGGATCTCCGCACGACCGCGCCGGATTTCAAGCTGACGGTGGACGATGTCGCGACCCAGGGCGACCGCGTCATCGGGCACGTGACCCAAACCGGCGGCGGTGCCTCGCAACGTCGCATCATCCTCCTCAGGATCGACGACGGCCTGGTGCAGGAGCACTGGAGCTGGCCCGACCAACCGGTATGCTGA
- a CDS encoding DoxX family protein produces MLSCDYNGWADAPEDEREGLDRYFSDVIGPDSGSPVATASSRPGLALPRRPLAPVLLHMLELAMGALFLYLGGAKLLGSSPAVRLFHDIGWGQWFRYVTGVVELTGGLLLVVPRLAGASALLLMTVMVVATGIELFVLHRPPVAATACLCAHGIIAWNRRAQTRRLLSHRPPRPPRPVAVA; encoded by the coding sequence ATGCTGAGCTGCGACTACAACGGGTGGGCCGATGCACCCGAAGACGAACGCGAAGGGCTGGACCGCTACTTCTCCGACGTCATTGGCCCGGACTCCGGGTCTCCCGTTGCGACCGCCTCGTCACGCCCCGGCCTCGCCCTCCCGCGCCGCCCGCTCGCCCCGGTCCTGCTCCACATGCTCGAGCTCGCGATGGGCGCGCTCTTCCTCTATTTGGGTGGTGCCAAGCTCCTGGGATCGTCGCCGGCGGTGCGACTCTTTCACGACATCGGCTGGGGCCAATGGTTCCGGTACGTCACCGGGGTGGTCGAGCTGACGGGAGGCCTGTTGCTCGTCGTTCCCCGGCTGGCGGGGGCCTCGGCGCTCCTCCTCATGACGGTGATGGTGGTCGCCACGGGCATCGAGCTGTTCGTGCTGCACCGTCCGCCGGTGGCGGCGACAGCGTGCCTGTGCGCGCACGGGATCATCGCGTGGAACCGGCGGGCACAAACCCGGCGACTGTTGTCGCACAGACCGCCTCGGCCGCCTCGCCCGGTTGCCGTGGCGTGA
- a CDS encoding methyltransferase: protein MATSYWISQMVYVTAELGVADELKEGPKSCREIATQTGADEKSLYRLLRALCTIGLIRTAGTDQFRLAARGRFLVSGVPGSLRAMVLTLGSMHYAAWGHLRESVRTGTSAFQTAFGAPLFDHLGRDLKAGNTFNAAMTDFSTLVAHAILLAYDFSDTGWLVDLGGGCGGLLTSIMRMYPDMPGTLFDTPAVITAAERHLEAAAGADRRSLVAGNFLESVPAGADVYLMSGVIHDWDDEHAVRILANCRAAMARTARVLVVECVVTDGDQGSFSKLLDLNMLVMNGGRERTKAEFQQLFAAAGLRMTRVVPTLSPLSIVEGALP, encoded by the coding sequence ATGGCCACGAGCTACTGGATCTCCCAGATGGTCTATGTGACAGCGGAGCTGGGCGTCGCCGATGAGCTGAAGGAGGGTCCCAAGTCGTGCCGGGAGATCGCGACCCAGACGGGAGCGGACGAAAAGTCGCTCTACCGGTTGTTGCGGGCCCTGTGCACGATCGGACTGATCCGTACCGCCGGCACCGACCAGTTCAGGCTGGCCGCGCGGGGGAGGTTTCTGGTGTCTGGGGTTCCAGGGTCGTTACGCGCCATGGTGCTCACGCTGGGCAGTATGCACTATGCGGCGTGGGGGCATCTCCGGGAGAGCGTGAGGACGGGCACCTCAGCCTTCCAGACAGCCTTCGGGGCACCGCTGTTCGACCATCTGGGACGCGACCTCAAGGCCGGCAACACATTCAACGCGGCGATGACCGATTTCTCGACGCTCGTGGCGCACGCGATCCTCCTGGCGTACGACTTTTCGGATACCGGCTGGCTGGTTGACCTGGGAGGAGGATGCGGAGGGTTGCTGACCAGCATCATGCGGATGTATCCGGACATGCCAGGAACTCTGTTCGACACCCCTGCGGTGATTACGGCCGCCGAAAGGCATCTGGAGGCGGCCGCAGGTGCCGACCGCCGTTCTCTCGTCGCCGGCAATTTCCTGGAGTCGGTGCCGGCGGGGGCGGATGTCTACCTGATGAGCGGTGTGATTCATGACTGGGATGACGAGCACGCCGTGAGAATCCTCGCGAACTGTCGAGCCGCCATGGCTCGGACGGCTAGGGTCCTGGTCGTCGAATGCGTCGTTACGGACGGAGACCAAGGCTCATTCAGCAAATTGCTGGACTTGAACATGCTGGTCATGAATGGCGGCCGTGAGCGGACCAAAGCAGAGTTTCAGCAGTTGTTTGCTGCCGCCGGTCTCCGAATGACGAGGGTCGTACCAACCCTGTCCCCCCTCAGCATCGTCGAAGGTGCGCTCCCATGA
- a CDS encoding type III polyketide synthase has protein sequence MSPVREGYHARRAFPAAPIPGSASRAAAGHGHGHLSATGASILSIGGATPALRLTQEESVQYAGYSSARIRRIFLNAGIAYRHFYLEKPPRSDETSDELNRRYLDGAMETGGRAVHACLEATGLSPRDVDLLVVCSSTGYACPDIGTRLVEPVGLRPDIQRASMIGLGCAGALPALQRACDFTEAHPGRIALVLAVEICSACYYLDDTLETAVGNAICADGASAFLLTSGSVAASRYPRIVDFQSSLAAEQQALVGMAHRNGKLRIVLGAEVPEVAPSLIQGALTPLLARHDLRQSDIRFWVAHPGGSKILDTVQKTLGLTDADLRFTRTVLRNYGNMSSPTVMFVLDEVVGKGDPRPGDWGVMTALGPGMAAEAALLRW, from the coding sequence ATGAGTCCGGTCCGCGAAGGCTACCATGCCCGCCGCGCATTCCCCGCCGCGCCCATACCGGGCTCGGCTTCCAGGGCGGCTGCGGGTCATGGGCATGGTCACCTGTCGGCGACCGGCGCGAGCATTCTGTCGATCGGCGGGGCGACTCCCGCTCTCCGGCTCACGCAGGAGGAGAGCGTGCAGTACGCGGGCTACAGCAGCGCTCGCATTCGCCGGATCTTCCTGAACGCCGGCATCGCGTACCGGCATTTCTACCTCGAAAAGCCACCGCGCTCGGACGAAACCTCCGACGAGCTGAATCGGCGCTACCTGGACGGCGCCATGGAGACCGGTGGCCGGGCCGTGCACGCGTGTCTCGAGGCGACCGGCCTGTCCCCCCGCGACGTGGATCTGCTGGTTGTGTGCTCGTCGACGGGCTATGCCTGCCCGGATATCGGCACCCGGCTCGTCGAGCCGGTGGGTCTGCGCCCCGACATTCAGCGCGCCTCGATGATCGGGCTGGGCTGCGCCGGCGCGCTTCCGGCCTTGCAGCGCGCGTGCGATTTCACCGAAGCGCATCCCGGGCGCATCGCGTTGGTGCTGGCCGTGGAAATCTGCTCGGCCTGCTACTACCTGGATGACACCCTGGAGACGGCGGTCGGCAACGCCATCTGCGCCGATGGCGCATCCGCGTTCCTCCTGACAAGCGGCTCCGTGGCGGCGAGCCGCTACCCCCGGATCGTGGACTTCCAATCGTCCCTCGCTGCCGAGCAACAGGCTCTTGTCGGTATGGCGCATCGGAACGGAAAGCTGCGCATCGTGCTGGGTGCTGAGGTTCCCGAGGTGGCCCCTTCTCTTATACAGGGCGCCCTCACTCCGCTGCTCGCGCGGCACGACCTCCGCCAATCCGATATCCGCTTCTGGGTGGCCCACCCCGGCGGGAGCAAGATCCTGGACACCGTTCAGAAAACGCTTGGTCTGACCGACGCCGATCTGCGGTTCACCAGGACCGTCCTCCGGAACTACGGCAACATGTCATCGCCGACCGTGATGTTCGTGCTGGACGAAGTCGTCGGGAAGGGCGATCCCCGGCCGGGTGATTGGGGTGTGATGACCGCGCTGGGTCCCGGAATGGCGGCGGAAGCCGCGTTGCTGCGGTGGTAG
- a CDS encoding plastocyanin/azurin family copper-binding protein encodes MRIQALLAAGLMVAFAACSGNTPTSPTSGGGTGIGYGGGGGTGGGTGGGTPTSGDVAVIVGNIFMKSGHNGSTNPAVDTVAVGGSVTWTWTNTGNTPHGIQSLGSPSFPTGTVLTGDGKTYRVTFNTAGTYQYDCLVHGTMMPGTVVVR; translated from the coding sequence ATGCGGATTCAAGCACTTCTTGCGGCAGGCCTGATGGTCGCTTTCGCGGCCTGCTCGGGCAACACCCCAACCAGCCCGACGAGCGGCGGCGGCACTGGCATCGGCTACGGCGGTGGTGGCGGCACGGGAGGCGGCACCGGCGGCGGCACGCCGACCAGCGGGGATGTCGCCGTGATCGTGGGCAACATCTTCATGAAGAGCGGGCACAACGGCTCGACCAACCCGGCGGTGGACACGGTCGCCGTGGGCGGGAGCGTCACCTGGACCTGGACCAATACGGGCAACACGCCGCACGGGATCCAGTCGCTGGGAAGCCCCTCGTTCCCGACCGGAACCGTGCTCACCGGCGACGGCAAGACGTACCGGGTGACATTCAACACCGCCGGCACCTATCAGTATGACTGCCTGGTCCACGGCACCATGATGCCGGGAACGGTCGTGGTGCGATGA
- a CDS encoding cupredoxin domain-containing protein, translated as MSQNLIVATRYVAGLLLVGAIGAGMPARRGNPVSVSAKLSEWAIELSEATVPAGTVTFTATNGGSIPHAFEVEGNGTERETPLIQPGASATLTLTLKPGTYEVYCPVGADSHKKLGMDTHLKVVGATGSAMSGHEVTAEPNGTTAPAEPIRVTGGGPVIQILPGPFPFPDSAGPILKSFGPEHEALESQIQNGPYSNNVVPISGTFSFSAWDKGAVRDSVDGAAEFTTHDGARWKVVLDRVQTKDVPHHPKFGGVIRGLYYHGATGVHTPLVPTINSAVALWSIAHLYKNGALVSDSAFVHVMLLSHTRRATDFALACWDCSKNKIDELQLQITPAPGAPKFDAPGGFLFVNWERSRSRPAAS; from the coding sequence ATGAGCCAGAACCTGATTGTTGCGACCCGCTATGTGGCCGGGCTGCTGCTCGTTGGCGCCATCGGCGCCGGCATGCCGGCTCGCCGCGGCAACCCGGTCTCCGTCAGCGCCAAGTTGTCCGAGTGGGCCATCGAGCTGTCGGAAGCAACCGTCCCGGCCGGAACGGTCACCTTCACCGCCACGAACGGCGGCAGCATCCCGCATGCATTCGAGGTCGAGGGGAACGGGACCGAACGAGAGACCCCCCTGATCCAGCCTGGCGCGAGCGCCACCCTGACGCTCACCCTCAAACCGGGGACGTACGAGGTCTACTGCCCGGTCGGCGCGGACTCGCACAAGAAGCTCGGCATGGACACCCATCTCAAGGTCGTCGGCGCCACCGGCTCGGCGATGAGCGGGCACGAAGTCACGGCTGAGCCGAACGGCACGACCGCGCCGGCCGAGCCGATTCGGGTGACCGGCGGGGGACCCGTCATCCAGATCCTCCCCGGACCGTTCCCGTTCCCGGACAGCGCCGGACCGATCTTGAAGTCTTTCGGTCCAGAGCACGAGGCGCTCGAGTCGCAGATCCAGAACGGCCCCTACTCGAACAATGTGGTGCCGATCTCGGGCACGTTCAGCTTCAGTGCATGGGACAAGGGTGCGGTCCGGGACTCGGTGGACGGCGCCGCGGAGTTCACCACGCACGATGGCGCCCGCTGGAAGGTCGTCCTCGACCGGGTTCAGACCAAGGATGTACCGCACCACCCGAAATTCGGCGGCGTGATTCGCGGGCTCTACTACCACGGCGCCACCGGGGTCCACACGCCGCTCGTTCCCACGATCAACAGCGCCGTGGCGTTGTGGTCCATCGCCCACTTGTACAAGAACGGCGCGCTCGTGTCGGACAGCGCGTTCGTCCACGTGATGTTGCTTTCCCATACCCGACGGGCCACGGACTTTGCCCTGGCCTGCTGGGACTGCTCCAAGAACAAGATCGACGAGCTGCAGCTGCAGATCACCCCTGCTCCCGGCGCACCGAAGTTCGACGCCCCGGGCGGGTTCCTGTTCGTCAACTGGGAGCGGTCGCGCTCCCGCCCCGCGGCCAGCTGA
- a CDS encoding sigma-70 family RNA polymerase sigma factor, which produces MVLPHLSAAHRLARYLTRNDADADDVVQEAFLRALKYFGGFRGEADQSRAWLLAIVRNTTHTWQRRHLADASVAEFDETVHSEAIADEDPGSALSRSDSRETLAAALERLPPEFREVIVLREVEGLSYKEISEVVNVPVGTVMSRLARARKRLQQALIVSDKDR; this is translated from the coding sequence GTGGTGTTGCCGCACCTGAGCGCCGCCCACCGGCTGGCGCGTTACCTGACTCGGAACGACGCCGACGCCGACGATGTCGTGCAGGAGGCTTTTCTACGCGCCCTCAAGTATTTCGGCGGCTTCCGGGGGGAGGCGGACCAGAGCCGCGCATGGCTGCTCGCGATCGTCCGGAACACGACCCATACCTGGCAGCGCCGGCATCTCGCGGATGCATCGGTGGCGGAGTTCGACGAGACGGTGCACAGCGAGGCGATCGCCGACGAGGACCCGGGATCGGCGCTCTCCAGAAGTGACTCGCGCGAAACCCTGGCAGCCGCGCTCGAGCGTCTGCCACCCGAATTTCGAGAGGTGATCGTGTTGCGCGAGGTGGAGGGGTTGTCCTACAAGGAGATCAGCGAAGTGGTGAATGTGCCCGTTGGCACGGTCATGTCGCGGCTCGCTCGCGCGCGCAAGCGTCTCCAGCAGGCCTTGATCGTCTCCGACAAGGACCGTTGA
- a CDS encoding anti-sigma factor, which translates to MTHPDVEAQVDAYLDGELAAMDTVELEAHLAGCASCGRFRDDRLALRTAIAAQLPRTEAPEALRGRVRAAVRKAAGPGRTHRLAPPMARRWLALAASLAIVAAGSWRLATAHTASEILTDEVLASHVRSLMPGHLSDVLSTDQHTVKPWFNGKLDFSPPVHDFAGRGYPLLGGRLDYLNGRPVAALVYGRRQHLINVFLWPATGSSGGGAPLVRHGYYLLHWTTPEYTYWVASDLGLSELTTFAGLLQLGDSAAASGR; encoded by the coding sequence ATGACCCACCCGGATGTGGAAGCGCAGGTCGACGCGTACCTCGACGGCGAACTCGCCGCGATGGATACGGTCGAACTCGAGGCGCACCTCGCCGGCTGCGCAAGCTGCGGACGATTCCGCGATGATCGCCTGGCGCTGCGCACGGCGATCGCCGCGCAGCTCCCCCGGACTGAAGCCCCGGAGGCGTTGCGGGGGCGGGTGCGCGCAGCGGTGCGCAAAGCCGCGGGACCGGGTCGCACCCACCGCCTTGCGCCGCCCATGGCACGGCGCTGGCTGGCACTCGCCGCGTCGCTCGCCATCGTCGCGGCGGGCAGCTGGCGGCTCGCGACGGCGCACACCGCGTCGGAGATCCTGACTGACGAAGTGCTCGCGAGCCATGTGCGCTCGCTCATGCCCGGCCACCTCAGCGATGTGCTGTCGACCGACCAGCACACCGTAAAACCGTGGTTCAACGGCAAGCTGGACTTCTCGCCGCCGGTACACGATTTCGCCGGTCGCGGCTATCCGCTGCTCGGAGGCCGGCTCGACTATCTGAACGGGCGGCCGGTGGCGGCGTTGGTGTACGGCCGGCGACAGCACCTGATCAACGTATTCCTGTGGCCGGCGACCGGGTCTTCGGGCGGGGGGGCGCCGCTGGTACGGCACGGATATTACTTGCTCCACTGGACGACGCCGGAGTACACCTATTGGGTCGCGTCCGATCTCGGGCTCTCGGAGCTGACCACCTTCGCGGGACTGCTCCAGCTCGGTGACTCGGCCGCAGCGTCGGGGCGGTAG
- the aceB gene encoding malate synthase A produces the protein MSDVEITGAPVSGCEHVLTPEALALVVRLSRRFRPERDALIARRHERQRRYDAGDLPGFLPETAEVRRAEWTVAPAPADLDDRRVEITGPAEPKMMINALNSGAKVFMADCEDALSPPWRNVIEAQVCCMAAVRRTLQYTAPDGKHYGLGERLATLVLRPRGWHLDEAHVRVDGQPVPAGLFDFGLYLYHNARELLRRGSGPYFYLPKLESYLEARLWNAVFEDAQEAVGLPQGTIRATVLIETIVAAFEMDEILYELRPHAAGLNAGRWDYIFSVIKKFGHRPEFVLPDRAQVTMSVPFMRAYVERLVRTCHRRQAHAIGGMAAFIPSRRDPEVNRLALARVREDKGAEADLGFDGAWVAHPDLIPAVEEVFTARLGNRPHQKERLPDAPEDPDRLLNVHIPGGRVTAAGVRNNVAVALQYLEAWLRGSGAVAINNLMEDTATAEIARAQLWQWIRHGTMTEDGPVTLAGVRELVRGECEIPGRTGGRWSDAAALLDSLVSASSFIEFLTLAAYQQLA, from the coding sequence ATGTCCGACGTCGAGATCACCGGTGCCCCGGTCTCTGGCTGCGAACACGTGCTCACCCCGGAGGCGCTGGCACTGGTTGTCCGGCTCTCTCGACGCTTCCGCCCGGAGCGTGACGCGTTGATCGCGCGGCGACACGAGCGCCAGCGCCGGTACGATGCCGGTGATCTGCCCGGCTTTCTTCCGGAGACCGCGGAGGTCCGCCGGGCCGAGTGGACGGTTGCGCCCGCGCCGGCCGATTTGGACGACCGCCGCGTGGAGATCACCGGTCCCGCCGAGCCCAAGATGATGATCAACGCGCTCAACTCGGGCGCGAAGGTGTTCATGGCGGACTGTGAGGACGCGCTCTCTCCGCCCTGGCGGAACGTGATCGAGGCCCAGGTCTGCTGCATGGCGGCCGTGCGGCGCACCCTGCAGTACACCGCCCCGGACGGGAAGCACTATGGCCTGGGTGAGCGGCTGGCGACGCTGGTGCTGCGCCCCCGCGGATGGCATCTCGACGAGGCGCATGTGCGGGTCGACGGCCAGCCGGTGCCGGCGGGATTGTTCGACTTCGGGCTGTACCTCTACCACAATGCCCGCGAGCTGTTGCGTCGGGGAAGTGGTCCGTACTTCTACCTGCCAAAACTCGAGAGCTACCTCGAGGCCCGGCTCTGGAACGCCGTCTTCGAAGACGCGCAGGAAGCCGTCGGCCTTCCGCAGGGAACCATTCGCGCAACGGTGCTCATCGAGACCATCGTGGCGGCGTTCGAGATGGATGAGATCCTGTACGAGCTGCGGCCCCATGCGGCCGGTCTCAACGCCGGCCGCTGGGACTACATCTTCAGCGTGATCAAAAAGTTCGGGCACCGTCCGGAGTTCGTGCTGCCCGACCGGGCGCAGGTCACCATGAGCGTTCCGTTCATGCGCGCGTATGTCGAACGGCTGGTGCGCACCTGCCATCGCCGGCAGGCGCATGCGATCGGCGGCATGGCGGCCTTCATCCCTTCCCGGCGCGACCCGGAGGTCAACCGGCTGGCGTTAGCCAGGGTGCGCGAAGACAAGGGGGCGGAGGCGGACCTGGGGTTCGACGGCGCCTGGGTGGCGCACCCCGATTTGATCCCGGCGGTGGAAGAAGTGTTCACGGCGCGGCTGGGAAATCGCCCGCACCAGAAGGAGCGACTGCCCGACGCGCCGGAGGACCCCGACCGGCTGCTGAACGTTCACATCCCGGGTGGCCGCGTCACCGCGGCCGGCGTCCGAAACAATGTCGCCGTCGCACTTCAGTATCTCGAAGCATGGCTCCGGGGCTCTGGAGCCGTCGCGATCAACAACCTGATGGAGGACACTGCGACCGCGGAGATCGCCCGCGCCCAGCTCTGGCAGTGGATCCGGCACGGGACGATGACGGAAGATGGGCCCGTCACACTCGCGGGCGTTCGGGAGCTCGTTCGAGGGGAGTGCGAGATCCCCGGTCGGACCGGAGGCCGATGGAGTGATGCCGCCGCGCTGCTCGACTCACTGGTATCGGCCTCCTCGTTCATCGAGTTTCTCACGCTTGCCGCCTACCAGCAGCTGGCGTGA